Proteins co-encoded in one Pseudomonas beijingensis genomic window:
- a CDS encoding dihydroxy-acid dehydratase, whose protein sequence is MPKKLRSNFPYGSYLWAVRAAQWQALGIDESELEKPKIAIVNSSSNLAICFSHLDGIAEVLKQSIRDAGALPFEIRTAAPSDFITGAGAGGAYMLAARDLITNDIEVAVEGAQLDGMICLASCDKTVPGQLMAAARLNIPTLVVVCGYQPSGEYNGKHVDIEDVFISSMHVVTGKLPVEELAGMARNAIKGPGVCSGMGTANSMHLVCEALGMALPGSAPIAANSRQMFDFVRQAGQRIVEMVEEDLKPRDILTPHAFANAVATILAAGGSVNTIKHMQAVAAEGGVDVDVYQLFRDLGNKVPVLVGVRPVGEHSIEQMEAAGGGRGLLKRLEPLLHGDVLTVTGKTLKQNLQGVTVSDDTVIRPLDNPFATQPAIVMLRGNIAPQAGIVKYGIDPNKMRRFEGPAICFERSADAIEALQDGRIQPGHVVVMRGAGVRGGPAMGGGASKVVFAIDGAGLGDHVAMLTDGHLSGLVCKGLVVAEVAPEAAVGGPLALVEDGDIITIDLDHNRLDAHISETDMQARRARWQPPAPQFGGWLDIYRHNVSSMERGAVLIKPRDITHAGDLPQ, encoded by the coding sequence ATGCCCAAGAAGCTGCGCAGCAATTTCCCCTACGGCTCCTATTTATGGGCTGTGCGCGCCGCCCAGTGGCAAGCCTTGGGCATTGACGAAAGCGAGTTGGAGAAACCCAAGATCGCCATCGTGAACTCATCGTCCAACCTGGCGATCTGCTTCAGTCACCTGGATGGCATCGCAGAGGTCCTCAAACAGTCGATACGCGATGCCGGCGCCCTGCCCTTCGAAATTCGTACCGCCGCGCCCAGCGACTTCATCACCGGCGCCGGTGCCGGCGGCGCCTATATGCTCGCCGCCCGCGACCTCATCACCAACGACATCGAAGTCGCGGTCGAAGGCGCTCAGCTCGACGGCATGATCTGCCTGGCCTCCTGCGACAAGACAGTACCGGGCCAACTGATGGCCGCCGCCCGCCTGAATATCCCGACCCTGGTGGTGGTCTGCGGATACCAGCCAAGCGGCGAGTACAACGGCAAGCATGTCGATATCGAAGACGTGTTTATCAGTTCCATGCACGTGGTGACCGGCAAGCTGCCGGTTGAAGAGCTGGCCGGTATGGCCCGCAATGCAATCAAGGGCCCGGGGGTCTGCTCGGGGATGGGCACCGCCAACTCGATGCACCTGGTGTGTGAAGCCCTGGGCATGGCCTTGCCTGGCAGCGCGCCGATTGCCGCCAACAGCCGGCAGATGTTCGATTTCGTGCGTCAAGCCGGCCAACGCATTGTGGAAATGGTCGAGGAAGACCTCAAACCACGCGATATCCTGACCCCCCATGCCTTCGCCAACGCCGTAGCGACCATTCTCGCCGCGGGCGGCTCCGTCAACACCATCAAACATATGCAGGCGGTGGCCGCCGAAGGCGGCGTTGATGTGGACGTCTATCAACTTTTCAGGGACTTGGGAAACAAGGTGCCAGTGCTGGTCGGTGTACGGCCGGTGGGAGAACACAGCATCGAGCAAATGGAGGCCGCGGGCGGTGGGCGCGGCCTGCTCAAGCGCCTGGAGCCTCTGCTGCATGGCGACGTGCTGACGGTCACCGGAAAAACCCTCAAGCAAAACCTTCAAGGGGTGACCGTCAGCGATGACACGGTGATCCGCCCGTTGGACAACCCCTTCGCCACCCAGCCCGCCATCGTGATGTTACGCGGCAATATCGCGCCCCAGGCAGGCATCGTCAAATACGGCATCGACCCGAACAAGATGCGCCGCTTCGAAGGCCCGGCGATCTGTTTCGAGCGCTCCGCCGATGCCATCGAAGCCTTGCAGGATGGGCGCATACAGCCTGGTCACGTGGTGGTCATGCGCGGTGCCGGTGTGCGTGGCGGCCCGGCCATGGGCGGCGGCGCTTCAAAAGTGGTGTTCGCCATCGACGGTGCCGGGCTCGGCGACCACGTGGCCATGCTGACGGACGGCCATCTTTCAGGGTTGGTGTGCAAGGGCCTGGTGGTGGCCGAAGTTGCGCCTGAAGCGGCCGTCGGTGGCCCGTTGGCGCTGGTGGAGGACGGCGACATCATCACCATCGACCTGGACCATAACCGCCTCGACGCCCATATCAGCGAAACCGACATGCAGGCGCGACGCGCCCGTTGGCAGCCCCCGGCACCGCAGTTCGGCGGCTGGCTGGACATCTACCGTCATAACGTGTCCTCCATGGAGCGCGGTGCGGTACTGATCAAGCCTCGCGACATCACCCACGCCGGAGACCTACCGCAATGA
- a CDS encoding MFS transporter — MSQPRTLDVAALIEGRKLSRFNYVVILVSVLITFLDGFDLLVLSHTASYIADEVGLDKIQLGEIFSIGLLGMMLGGFFFGYLGDRIGRRPTILFSTCSFGLLTLLFVMADSYASLMVLRFFNGFALGAMLPLCWALNIEFVPKRYRSTVVTIIMVGFSLGSAMAGPLTVWLAPHIGWQGVFVFGGVVTLFAWVLLLFTLPESVRFLASKRKAPEKIAAILKRMDPHLDVRPTDQFVLLDEPDIGRQAFRVSQLFIGRLKWITPMIWLGYSASSMAMYFLASWSPLVYQYAGFDRATASWVSSIASFSGAMAGLAMMRFVDTRGPYMVMIYPLLALPFLLVLGISGMQGTAFLMLSLVGGVFVKGSHYGILSIAGIFYPSAIRANGAGWATSIAKIGSILGPLLGAYVLNSGLPVVKSFLVLAVCPAVLAACAFVIGHLTRRHREADPLPAPSQT, encoded by the coding sequence ATGTCACAGCCCCGTACCTTGGATGTCGCGGCGCTTATAGAAGGCCGCAAACTGTCACGCTTCAACTACGTGGTGATTCTGGTCTCGGTATTGATCACCTTCCTCGACGGCTTCGATTTGCTGGTGCTCTCCCACACCGCCTCCTACATCGCCGATGAGGTCGGCCTGGACAAGATCCAACTGGGTGAAATCTTCTCCATCGGCCTGCTGGGCATGATGCTGGGTGGTTTTTTCTTCGGCTACCTGGGTGATCGCATTGGACGGCGTCCCACGATTCTGTTCTCTACGTGCTCGTTCGGCCTGTTGACGTTGCTGTTTGTCATGGCCGACAGCTACGCATCGCTGATGGTCCTGCGTTTTTTCAACGGCTTCGCCCTGGGCGCCATGTTGCCGTTGTGCTGGGCCTTGAACATCGAGTTCGTCCCCAAGCGTTATCGCTCCACGGTGGTCACCATCATCATGGTCGGGTTCAGCCTCGGCAGTGCGATGGCCGGCCCGCTGACGGTGTGGCTGGCGCCGCATATCGGTTGGCAGGGCGTGTTCGTGTTCGGCGGCGTGGTCACGCTGTTCGCCTGGGTGCTGTTGTTGTTCACCTTGCCCGAATCGGTGCGTTTCCTGGCCAGCAAGCGTAAGGCACCGGAGAAAATCGCGGCGATTCTCAAGCGCATGGATCCGCATCTGGATGTGCGCCCCACTGACCAATTCGTCCTGTTGGACGAGCCGGACATCGGTCGCCAGGCATTTCGGGTCAGCCAGTTGTTCATCGGCCGCTTGAAATGGATCACGCCCATGATCTGGCTGGGCTACTCCGCCAGCTCCATGGCCATGTATTTCCTCGCCTCCTGGAGCCCGCTGGTCTATCAATACGCCGGATTCGATCGCGCGACAGCGTCGTGGGTGAGCTCGATTGCATCGTTCAGTGGTGCGATGGCGGGCCTGGCGATGATGCGCTTCGTCGACACCCGCGGACCATACATGGTGATGATCTATCCGTTGCTGGCCTTGCCTTTCCTGCTGGTACTGGGCATCAGCGGCATGCAAGGCACCGCGTTCCTGATGCTGAGCCTGGTCGGCGGCGTGTTCGTCAAAGGTTCCCACTATGGAATCCTCAGCATTGCCGGGATTTTCTACCCCAGTGCCATTCGCGCCAATGGCGCCGGCTGGGCCACCTCCATCGCCAAGATCGGCTCGATCCTCGGCCCATTGCTGGGCGCCTATGTACTCAACAGCGGCCTGCCGGTGGTCAAGAGTTTCCTGGTCCTGGCGGTTTGCCCCGCCGTGCTGGCGGCCTGCGCCTTCGTCATCGGCCACCTGACTCGCCGCCATCGTGAGGCAGACCCGCTGCCCGCCCCGTCACAAACCTGA
- a CDS encoding FAD-dependent oxidoreductase, translated as MAHVIRTVRRTSAPTPQRLQADVCIAGAGISGISAALEAAALGKRVVLFDALPMLGGQAVGSIIGTFCGLFSNGPNRQLLTHGIADGILRDLGASGDLHQSIGPLTTVVYYDEVALGRWIGQKVLDAGITVVLGAVLREVVREGTRVREVELATRYGDVRVAADGFIDASGDAALVWNAGLACREPDTPIYGTQMFVLEHIDEAHLPTRAQFTERVKEKARHYGIERDDGLFFQFPGRGTAAFNMTHIETPLDPVAASHVAIAGRQQVDQVINLLKAEYPQAYGKARVRAYALPGIRQTRWIVGQHHLTTDEVRAATMFPDAVARTSWPVELHGNSTGYQWEPFGDDHVHSVPLRSMLPEGSDNLVVAGRCIDADAAALSSVRVMGPCIAMGAAAAHALDLAGPDGRLSDIPAQVLRERLAFNLE; from the coding sequence ATGGCTCATGTCATTCGCACGGTACGCCGTACCAGCGCCCCCACCCCTCAGCGCCTGCAAGCTGACGTTTGCATTGCCGGCGCGGGTATTTCCGGTATTTCCGCCGCCCTGGAGGCCGCCGCGCTCGGCAAACGCGTCGTGCTGTTCGATGCCCTGCCGATGCTCGGCGGCCAAGCGGTCGGCTCGATCATCGGGACTTTTTGCGGCTTGTTCTCCAATGGTCCGAACCGCCAGTTGCTGACCCATGGCATCGCCGACGGCATCCTTCGCGACCTGGGCGCCTCGGGCGATTTGCACCAGTCCATCGGCCCCTTGACCACCGTGGTTTACTACGACGAAGTGGCCCTCGGTCGCTGGATTGGCCAAAAGGTGCTCGACGCTGGCATCACCGTGGTGCTCGGTGCGGTGTTGCGTGAGGTGGTGCGCGAAGGCACGCGGGTCCGGGAAGTGGAGTTGGCCACCCGTTATGGCGACGTGCGCGTGGCGGCCGACGGTTTTATCGATGCCAGCGGCGATGCGGCACTGGTCTGGAACGCCGGGCTCGCCTGTCGCGAGCCGGATACGCCCATCTATGGCACCCAGATGTTCGTCCTTGAGCATATCGATGAAGCACACCTGCCGACTCGCGCGCAGTTCACCGAACGGGTCAAGGAAAAAGCCAGGCACTACGGTATCGAGCGCGACGATGGCTTGTTCTTCCAGTTCCCCGGACGCGGCACGGCGGCGTTCAACATGACGCACATCGAAACGCCCCTGGATCCGGTTGCCGCCTCTCACGTCGCCATCGCCGGGCGCCAACAGGTGGACCAGGTGATCAATCTCCTCAAAGCGGAGTACCCCCAGGCCTACGGCAAGGCCAGGGTGCGAGCGTATGCACTGCCAGGCATTCGCCAGACCCGCTGGATCGTCGGCCAACATCACCTGACCACCGATGAAGTGCGAGCCGCTACGATGTTTCCGGATGCAGTGGCGCGCACGTCCTGGCCGGTGGAATTGCACGGCAACAGCACCGGTTATCAGTGGGAGCCCTTTGGCGACGATCATGTCCACAGTGTGCCGCTGCGCAGCATGCTCCCCGAAGGCAGCGATAATCTGGTGGTCGCGGGCCGCTGCATCGACGCCGACGCGGCCGCGCTGTCGAGTGTGCGGGTGATGGGGCCGTGTATCGCCATGGGCGCCGCCGCCGCCCATGCGCTGGATCTGGCTGGCCCGGACGGCCGCCTGAGTGATATACCCGCGCAGGTCTTGCGCGAACGGCTGGCCTTCAATCTGGAATAG
- a CDS encoding aconitase X catalytic domain-containing protein encodes MRLRDDEKAMLAGDQGPAVQKAMDLLVRYGEALDAQCLVDTRNVAGTIGATTPFLRQYAEREGGMDAVFSEFNLDSAEVVQIPKVKVFSSHLQQGIDPRHAERQGISPDVVRIYETGQAYSSGLGVQPLNTCTPYQVGNVPVKGEHCAWMESSAVIYINSVLGARTNAEGRESTGAAMLTGKIPYWGLHLDENRRGTHLIQLDTDVNTTADWGLLGYWVGEQVQDCIPVIEGVSHQPNLARLKHFGAAAASSGGVEMYHLVGVTPEARTREQAFGATRPSATLRFGEAERRWAYEQVNVTARDAQVDFVMLGCPHYSLEQIWEVCQLLEGQRLSANTELWIFTAASIKQLADVAGYTRIIEQAGGHVMTDTCSAIGKVLPKGTRVAAVDSAKQAHYLPAIMGIQAWFGTTGECIQAAIDGRWKGVLK; translated from the coding sequence ATGAGGTTGCGCGACGACGAGAAAGCCATGCTCGCCGGCGATCAAGGTCCGGCGGTGCAGAAAGCCATGGATCTGCTGGTGCGTTATGGCGAGGCCCTGGATGCGCAATGCCTGGTGGACACGCGCAATGTGGCCGGAACCATCGGTGCCACTACCCCTTTCCTGCGTCAGTACGCTGAACGTGAGGGTGGCATGGACGCGGTGTTCAGCGAGTTCAACCTCGACAGCGCCGAGGTGGTCCAGATCCCCAAGGTCAAGGTCTTCAGCAGTCACCTGCAACAGGGCATCGACCCTCGGCATGCCGAACGCCAAGGCATCTCGCCGGATGTGGTGCGCATTTATGAAACCGGCCAGGCCTACAGCAGCGGTCTGGGCGTACAACCGTTGAACACCTGCACGCCCTATCAAGTCGGCAACGTGCCGGTGAAAGGCGAGCACTGCGCCTGGATGGAATCCTCTGCGGTGATCTACATCAACTCGGTCCTCGGCGCCCGCACCAATGCCGAGGGTCGGGAAAGCACTGGCGCGGCGATGCTGACCGGCAAGATTCCCTATTGGGGCCTGCACCTGGACGAGAACCGTCGCGGTACCCACCTGATCCAGTTGGATACAGACGTGAACACCACGGCTGACTGGGGACTGCTCGGCTACTGGGTCGGTGAACAGGTGCAGGATTGCATTCCAGTCATCGAGGGGGTGAGCCACCAGCCCAACCTGGCTCGCCTCAAGCACTTCGGTGCCGCGGCAGCTTCCAGCGGTGGCGTGGAGATGTATCACCTGGTCGGGGTCACGCCTGAAGCACGTACTCGCGAACAAGCGTTCGGCGCCACCCGGCCTTCAGCTACCTTGCGCTTTGGTGAAGCCGAACGGCGCTGGGCCTACGAGCAAGTCAACGTCACGGCGCGCGATGCACAAGTCGACTTCGTCATGCTTGGCTGTCCGCATTACAGCCTCGAACAAATCTGGGAAGTCTGCCAACTGCTGGAAGGCCAGCGCCTGAGTGCGAACACCGAGCTCTGGATATTTACCGCAGCGTCGATCAAGCAACTGGCTGACGTGGCCGGCTACACCCGCATCATTGAGCAGGCCGGTGGGCATGTGATGACCGATACCTGCTCAGCAATCGGCAAGGTGCTGCCCAAGGGCACTCGCGTGGCGGCGGTGGACTCGGCCAAACAGGCCCATTACCTGCCGGCGATCATGGGTATCCAGGCGTGGTTCGGCACCACCGGCGAATGCATCCAGGCGGCCATCGACGGCCGGTGGAAAGGAGTATTGAAATGA
- a CDS encoding LysR family transcriptional regulator yields the protein MDIKDVDLNLLKVFDALRKKHSVTLAGDLMGLSQPAMSFALAKLRTLFDDPLFIRTSRGMQPTARALQIAEPVQRILEMVSSEVLPSTGFVPEHSDRQLVLCMSDIGEMVFLPRLMRMLDKAAPNLRIRTQALSSEQLEEGLDAGEVDAAIGYFPRLLNTSIRHRALYSHSFVCIVRNDHPTIGDSISAEKYQAAVHVAVQAEERGMSVLDRELAGHGVTRQVRFSLPRFMGVPFLVAESDMIATVPLAVGRRFAEITDVRLVPLPWDICGYDIHLYWHTRFHHDPANRWLRQSFIELLADFSPAEMVSL from the coding sequence ATGGATATCAAGGACGTCGATCTCAACCTGCTGAAGGTCTTCGATGCGCTGCGCAAAAAGCACAGCGTGACCCTGGCCGGTGATCTCATGGGGCTCAGCCAGCCGGCCATGAGCTTCGCCCTGGCCAAGCTACGCACGCTGTTCGACGATCCGTTGTTCATCCGTACCTCCCGCGGCATGCAGCCAACCGCCAGGGCCCTGCAGATCGCCGAGCCGGTGCAACGCATCCTGGAGATGGTCAGCAGCGAAGTGTTGCCGTCCACGGGGTTCGTCCCCGAACATTCCGACCGACAACTGGTGCTGTGCATGTCGGACATTGGCGAAATGGTGTTCCTGCCCCGGCTGATGCGCATGCTCGACAAAGCCGCACCGAATTTGCGAATTCGCACCCAGGCCTTGTCGTCGGAGCAATTGGAGGAGGGGCTGGACGCCGGCGAGGTGGACGCGGCCATCGGCTATTTCCCGCGTTTGCTCAATACCTCGATCCGGCATCGGGCGCTATACAGTCACTCATTCGTGTGCATCGTGCGCAACGATCACCCCACCATCGGCGACAGCATCAGCGCCGAAAAGTACCAGGCCGCTGTGCACGTCGCGGTCCAGGCCGAAGAGCGCGGCATGAGTGTGCTGGACCGTGAACTGGCTGGCCATGGCGTCACTCGCCAGGTACGTTTCAGCCTGCCACGGTTCATGGGCGTGCCGTTTCTGGTGGCCGAGTCCGACATGATCGCCACCGTGCCCCTGGCGGTCGGCCGGCGCTTCGCCGAAATCACCGATGTGCGCCTGGTGCCGCTGCCTTGGGACATTTGCGGCTACGACATTCATCTTTACTGGCATACGCGGTTCCACCATGACCCGGCGAATCGTTGGTTGCGTCAATCCTTCATCGAATTGCTCGCCGATTTCTCTCCTGCGGAAATGGTATCCCTCTGA
- a CDS encoding DUF2790 domain-containing protein — protein sequence MNIRNLSIAGLLAVISLSGSPLLAKEQPQFPAYEYGMPLDIARVIHIEEATSPVCEVVQAKMTYLNTQGIKKHVSFLQLAEACSNQ from the coding sequence ATGAATATTCGAAACCTGTCGATTGCCGGCCTGCTGGCAGTCATCTCCTTGAGCGGCTCGCCGCTGCTCGCCAAAGAACAACCGCAGTTCCCGGCCTATGAATATGGCATGCCGCTGGACATCGCCAGGGTCATCCATATCGAGGAGGCGACATCACCGGTATGCGAGGTCGTGCAAGCCAAGATGACCTACCTGAACACCCAAGGAATAAAGAAGCACGTCAGCTTTCTGCAGTTGGCTGAGGCGTGCTCGAACCAGTGA
- a CDS encoding heavy metal sensor histidine kinase has protein sequence MFALAVLLIMSVSATLLRCSLKQSLDEQMQNELILRHSVLDPVLAKYDSPTFWVGLRQKLDGLTPADERVRYWILVDNPAFSYGGAMPDGQDWSKRSDGLFTVDLPERERPMMALLKTIPAMGDRPELRFIVGLDSTPFRKTLDHFTKILILTSALGIGLVALLGYWIARFGLGPVRRLSRQANSLPPGDSKQRLDTEALPGELQELAVSFNGALARQEAAWCQLEGFNANVAHELRTPLTNLIGQTQVALAHGREVGELQDLLQSNLEELERMGTIVNDMLFLAGAESGQRATELSDVSLYEEASKTVEYLEPVLHDKQLNVLIQGDMRVCIDRRLFHRSLANLIQNAARYAVPTSTITVSLVSHDRQVEVSVSNAGEPIDNVHLERLFERFYRADTARARSDAHHGLGLSIVRAVASMHGGRVFAHSENGLNTFGFSLMNQAAP, from the coding sequence ATGTTTGCCCTCGCTGTCCTGCTGATCATGTCGGTCAGCGCGACGCTGTTGCGCTGTTCCTTGAAACAATCGCTCGACGAGCAGATGCAGAACGAGCTGATCCTGCGCCATTCCGTGCTCGACCCGGTGTTGGCGAAATACGATTCGCCGACGTTCTGGGTTGGCTTGCGCCAGAAGCTCGACGGCCTGACGCCCGCGGATGAGCGGGTCCGCTATTGGATCCTGGTGGACAACCCGGCCTTCAGCTACGGCGGGGCGATGCCGGACGGCCAGGATTGGTCGAAGCGCTCCGATGGGCTGTTTACCGTCGATCTGCCTGAGCGAGAGCGACCCATGATGGCATTGCTCAAGACCATTCCTGCCATGGGGGATCGTCCGGAACTGCGCTTTATCGTGGGGCTGGATTCAACGCCGTTCAGGAAGACCCTGGACCACTTCACCAAGATACTGATCCTGACCTCTGCGTTGGGCATCGGCCTGGTTGCGCTGCTCGGTTACTGGATCGCGCGTTTCGGCTTGGGGCCGGTGAGGCGCTTGAGCCGTCAAGCCAATAGCCTGCCGCCGGGGGATTCGAAGCAACGCCTGGACACCGAGGCACTGCCAGGCGAATTGCAGGAACTGGCGGTGTCGTTCAACGGCGCCCTGGCGCGCCAGGAAGCGGCCTGGTGTCAGCTCGAAGGGTTCAACGCCAATGTGGCCCATGAGTTGCGAACGCCCCTGACCAACCTGATCGGACAGACCCAGGTGGCATTGGCCCACGGGCGTGAGGTGGGCGAGCTTCAGGACTTGCTGCAGTCGAACCTCGAAGAGCTGGAACGGATGGGCACCATCGTCAACGACATGCTGTTCCTGGCCGGGGCCGAGAGCGGGCAGCGGGCAACCGAGCTCAGTGATGTCTCGCTTTATGAAGAGGCGTCGAAGACGGTGGAGTATCTGGAGCCGGTGCTGCATGACAAACAGCTGAACGTGCTGATCCAAGGCGACATGCGCGTGTGCATCGACCGACGCCTTTTTCACCGCTCCCTGGCCAATCTGATACAGAACGCGGCGCGCTACGCGGTGCCGACCAGCACCATTACGGTGAGCCTGGTCAGCCACGACAGGCAGGTCGAAGTGAGCGTTTCCAATGCCGGGGAGCCCATCGACAACGTACATCTGGAACGCTTGTTCGAGCGTTTCTACCGTGCCGACACCGCCCGGGCGCGAAGCGATGCGCACCATGGCCTGGGTCTTTCCATCGTGCGTGCGGTGGCGTCCATGCACGGTGGGCGCGTATTCGCCCACAGCGAGAATGGGCTCAATACCTTTGGATTTTCCTTGATGAACCAGGCGGCGCCTTAA
- a CDS encoding aconitase X swivel domain-containing protein has translation MSATFTLRGRKVVGGCFEGEALVTHDRISGWGGIDPRSGTVIETRHELKGISFAGKVLVFPGAKGSSGWSSQFHIARLAGVAPGAMLFNEMTAKMGLGAVVVHAPAMTGFTEDPLERIRTGDWVRVDADAGIVEVTPRSSCSDPPIQPNGSQRTPTPS, from the coding sequence ATGAGCGCAACCTTTACGCTCCGAGGCCGCAAGGTCGTTGGCGGCTGCTTCGAAGGCGAAGCCCTGGTGACCCATGACCGCATCTCTGGCTGGGGCGGCATCGACCCGCGCAGCGGCACCGTCATTGAGACGCGCCACGAGCTCAAGGGCATCAGTTTCGCCGGCAAAGTCCTGGTGTTTCCCGGCGCCAAGGGCTCGTCCGGCTGGTCCTCGCAGTTCCATATCGCTCGTCTCGCTGGCGTGGCCCCTGGCGCCATGCTGTTCAATGAAATGACCGCAAAAATGGGCCTGGGCGCGGTGGTCGTGCACGCACCCGCCATGACCGGTTTTACCGAGGACCCGCTGGAGCGGATCCGTACCGGGGACTGGGTGCGCGTCGATGCCGACGCCGGGATCGTCGAAGTGACCCCGCGCTCATCGTGCAGTGACCCGCCCATACAGCCCAACGGTTCGCAGCGAACGCCGACGCCGTCGTAA
- a CDS encoding OprD family porin yields the protein MNRNLIVATALTLCGPVTYAHADFIKDSSATLTTRNFYLNRDFRQSDAPQAKAEEWAQGFIAELQSGYTDGTVGFGLDALGELGIKLDSGAGRRGGGLLPYGPDSNQPVDDYSELGLTAKMRLSKTQLKVGTLMPIHPLAYYSDTRLLPSTFTGAYLTSGELDHLTVTAARLTKANGRDSSSNDDISYAGQSSDHLDLLGGDYTVNKQLTLRYHYGELQDIYRQQFAGLIHVLPLGEGVSLRSDLRYVDSDDIGVGKAGKIDNRNFNGMFTLTVGAQRFSAAFQRLSGESVFPVIDTGTPYVANLVTYNSFTKANEKSWQLRYEYDFAALGVPGLTFMTRYVKGSDIQTRTVRDGSEWERDTDLAYVFQSGALEGLNVRWRNLTFRSGNGLTQQLDENRLIVAYTWKLW from the coding sequence ATGAACAGGAACCTTATCGTCGCCACCGCCCTGACGCTCTGTGGCCCAGTTACCTACGCCCATGCGGACTTCATCAAAGACAGCAGCGCGACACTGACGACGCGCAACTTTTACTTGAATCGCGATTTCCGCCAGAGCGACGCGCCTCAGGCCAAGGCCGAGGAATGGGCCCAAGGCTTCATCGCCGAGCTTCAGTCCGGCTACACCGATGGCACCGTTGGCTTCGGACTCGATGCCCTGGGTGAACTGGGGATCAAGCTCGATTCCGGCGCGGGCCGCCGTGGCGGTGGGCTGTTGCCTTATGGTCCCGACAGCAATCAACCGGTGGACGACTACAGCGAACTGGGGCTGACCGCAAAAATGCGCCTGTCCAAGACCCAGCTCAAGGTCGGAACGCTGATGCCGATTCATCCGCTGGCGTATTACAGCGATACTCGACTGCTGCCCTCCACCTTCACCGGTGCCTACCTGACGTCCGGCGAGCTCGACCACTTGACCGTCACCGCAGCCAGGCTGACCAAAGCCAATGGCCGCGACTCATCCAGCAACGACGACATCAGCTATGCCGGCCAAAGCAGTGATCACCTGGACCTGCTCGGTGGCGATTACACCGTCAACAAGCAACTGACCCTGCGCTACCACTACGGTGAACTGCAAGACATCTACCGTCAGCAGTTCGCTGGCCTGATCCATGTACTGCCCCTGGGGGAAGGCGTGAGCCTGCGTTCCGACCTGCGCTACGTCGACAGCGACGATATCGGTGTTGGAAAAGCCGGGAAGATCGATAACCGCAACTTCAACGGCATGTTCACCCTGACCGTCGGGGCCCAGCGCTTCTCCGCCGCGTTCCAGCGCCTGTCGGGCGAGAGTGTGTTTCCAGTCATCGATACCGGCACGCCCTACGTGGCGAACCTGGTCACCTACAACTCGTTCACCAAAGCCAACGAGAAGTCCTGGCAGTTGCGCTACGAATATGACTTCGCCGCGCTCGGCGTACCCGGCCTGACCTTCATGACCCGTTACGTGAAAGGCAGCGATATCCAGACGCGCACGGTCCGCGACGGCAGTGAGTGGGAGCGTGACACCGACCTGGCTTACGTTTTCCAAAGCGGTGCCCTGGAAGGCCTGAACGTGCGTTGGCGCAACCTCACCTTTCGCTCCGGGAATGGCCTGACCCAGCAGCTCGATGAGAACCGCCTGATCGTGGCTTACACCTGGAAGCTGTGGTGA